AGTATAATTAAAGAAAAACTCTTATCACTTTTGGCAACTGAAGCAAGACTTATTGCAATCAGGGGAGACTTAGATACGCTAGAATTTTCTGATGAGGTTAAAAGATTATCTAACGATGAACTTGTAAATAAAGCGATAAAGAATCAGGTAAAGTTGTTCAACTCTCAGAGAAAGAGTATATTAGGAAAAACTGACATACTGCAACAACGTATAAAGCAGTTAAATGATGAATTAGCAGGGCTAAATTTTCAACTAAATGCAGCCCATAAGCAATATGACTTGATAACTGAGGAGTTAGAAACAAAAAGACAATTACTTGATAGTGGCCATATAAGCAAACCACACATTTTAGCTTTAGAAAAACAGTTTGCTGAAATTGAGGGTAGAGTTGGACATTACCGTTCTGCAATATCTCAAGTACAGCAAAAGATTGGAGAAAATGAGTTAGAGATTATAAATGTGAAGAATGATGCTCAAGAAAGAGCAAATGCTGAGCTTAAGGAAGTTAATACATCTATTGCAGACTTAAAAGAGAGGCTGATGGTTGCTGAAGATTCGTTAGCACGTACAATAATTAAATCACCTCAAGATGGTATAGTTACAGATATAAGATACCACACTGAAGGTGGTGTTATACAATCTGGAGTCCCAATCCTGAGTATAGTACCATCAGATGATGATCTAATAATAGATGCTAAAGTTCTAACCAGAAACATAGAAGAGATACTGTCAGCAAAAAAGAAAGATAGCAATATAGTCTCTATCGACGGACTAGAAGGGCTGAAAGTTAAAGTAAGGCTGAGCGCTTATAGTGCACGTCGCTTAAGTTTAATTAACGGTATAGTAAACCATATTTCCCCTGATGCTCTTGATGATCCAAGGATGGGGCGTTATTATTCAGTGCGAGTGGTGATACCAAAATCAGAACTTGCTCAATTTAAAAACGTATACCTATATCCTGGTATGCCAGTAGAAGTATATATAGTTACTCAATCTCGCACTCTTTTATCGTTCTTGTTTACACCTATAATTGCAACATTCGATAGATCTTTCATAGAGAGATAATTTATTT
This sequence is a window from Wolbachia endosymbiont (group B) of Protocalliphora azurea. Protein-coding genes within it:
- a CDS encoding HlyD family type I secretion periplasmic adaptor subunit, translating into MSKLKKLSAGLSLTGLIGSDDIDMQRAGNRKKKYQFLDKTFAWIDAMINFIFKRESNNVNEVLKVTWGPLFFGLVVIFIFFGIGGIWSAIAPIDGAVHASGEVIVSSNRKIVQHLGGGIISKILVKEGQAVKKDEPLVLLSDVNEKANLSIIKEKLLSLLATEARLIAIRGDLDTLEFSDEVKRLSNDELVNKAIKNQVKLFNSQRKSILGKTDILQQRIKQLNDELAGLNFQLNAAHKQYDLITEELETKRQLLDSGHISKPHILALEKQFAEIEGRVGHYRSAISQVQQKIGENELEIINVKNDAQERANAELKEVNTSIADLKERLMVAEDSLARTIIKSPQDGIVTDIRYHTEGGVIQSGVPILSIVPSDDDLIIDAKVLTRNIEEILSAKKKDSNIVSIDGLEGLKVKVRLSAYSARRLSLINGIVNHISPDALDDPRMGRYYSVRVVIPKSELAQFKNVYLYPGMPVEVYIVTQSRTLLSFLFTPIIATFDRSFIER